In Stieleria varia, one genomic interval encodes:
- a CDS encoding protocadherin has product MTRKLFLTSLGIFLTLCVPLNDAWGRGRGGGGGGGGGGGRGGFSGGGGGFGGGAGRSGGGFSSGAARSPSPTGGSMSGRSPNGFGSSAGRSPSAGVPSRGPNGLGGSGQAGGNFGGPGTGRPNQGINPGAGVAGNRPAAGTRPAAGSRPADGMGAIGGQNRSQFAKPSSGQLSSFLGLPSDQGLQHLSSGSRESSLTSPGQLPAGEGKFDVNYGKTEGDRGGQAGGVTVSGPRGNTAGRVVGVGAQGGVAAVDAVQGAGGGTAARGAAVGPGGQVAAARGAVGPAGFGGGGAVVAGPGGVAAGFTRVSPSGRYSAAAAVRTNYNHWGVYGGGWYTNHPGAWFAAGWASSAAWNACTWNNAATYVGYTEVPPVYYDYGNNVTYESNVVYMNGDEVGTAQEYYDQAATLATAGAQADAPADSDWLPLGVFALTKPGETDSSVTLQLAINKEGIIRGNYTNTNTDKTQLVQGSVDKQTQRAVFTVGDDATHLMETGLYNLTKDESPCLLHFGSERTEQWLLVRLQEPQESGN; this is encoded by the coding sequence ATGACACGAAAATTATTTTTGACCTCGCTCGGTATCTTTTTGACCTTGTGCGTCCCACTCAATGATGCCTGGGGGCGCGGACGAGGAGGTGGCGGCGGCGGCGGCGGCGGTGGCGGACGAGGTGGTTTTAGCGGCGGCGGCGGTGGTTTTGGCGGCGGCGCTGGTCGCAGTGGCGGTGGCTTCAGTAGTGGTGCCGCTCGCAGTCCGAGCCCGACAGGGGGTAGCATGAGCGGGCGTAGTCCAAACGGTTTCGGCAGTAGTGCCGGGCGAAGTCCCAGCGCCGGCGTTCCCTCTCGAGGCCCCAACGGCCTCGGAGGTAGTGGTCAGGCAGGTGGGAATTTTGGCGGACCGGGGACGGGACGACCAAACCAAGGTATCAATCCCGGCGCTGGCGTTGCCGGCAATCGCCCCGCAGCAGGAACTCGTCCTGCGGCAGGAAGCAGGCCCGCCGATGGAATGGGGGCGATCGGCGGCCAGAATCGCAGTCAGTTCGCAAAACCCAGTAGCGGCCAGCTCAGTAGTTTTCTCGGTTTGCCATCCGATCAAGGATTGCAACACCTCAGCTCTGGCAGTCGCGAGAGCAGCTTGACAAGCCCCGGTCAATTGCCCGCCGGCGAAGGTAAGTTTGATGTGAACTACGGCAAGACGGAAGGTGATCGGGGCGGTCAAGCTGGCGGCGTCACGGTGTCCGGACCACGAGGTAACACGGCGGGACGGGTTGTCGGTGTCGGTGCACAAGGTGGTGTCGCTGCGGTCGACGCAGTCCAAGGTGCGGGAGGCGGAACTGCCGCTCGCGGTGCTGCGGTCGGCCCCGGTGGCCAAGTCGCCGCCGCTCGTGGTGCCGTCGGACCTGCCGGCTTCGGCGGCGGGGGAGCGGTAGTGGCTGGACCTGGCGGAGTCGCAGCAGGCTTCACACGAGTTTCTCCATCGGGACGTTACTCGGCGGCGGCTGCGGTTCGGACCAACTACAACCACTGGGGAGTTTATGGTGGCGGATGGTATACCAATCACCCTGGAGCTTGGTTCGCTGCCGGCTGGGCATCAAGTGCCGCGTGGAATGCCTGCACTTGGAATAACGCTGCGACTTACGTCGGCTACACCGAAGTGCCACCGGTCTACTATGACTATGGAAACAACGTCACTTATGAAAGTAACGTTGTCTACATGAACGGCGATGAAGTCGGGACAGCGCAAGAGTATTACGACCAAGCCGCGACGCTTGCCACAGCGGGCGCGCAAGCAGATGCTCCGGCTGACAGCGATTGGTTACCTCTCGGTGTGTTTGCATTGACCAAGCCTGGCGAAACCGATTCCTCAGTGACCCTTCAACTTGCCATCAACAAAGAAGGCATCATTCGCGGCAACTACACAAATACCAACACGGACAAGACTCAGCTCGTTCAAGGCTCGGTCGACAAGCAGACGCAGCGTGCTGTCTTCACCGTCGGCGATGATGCGACCCATTTGATGGAGACCGGTCTGTACAACTTGACCAAGGATGAATCTCCCTGCTTGCTGCACTTCGGCAGCGAACGAACCGAGCAATGGTTGCTCGTACGATTGCAGGAACCTCAAGAGAGCGGCAATTAG
- a CDS encoding metalloregulator ArsR/SmtB family transcription factor — translation MNGDSIELLFRGRSMKLPLNVLGHDSGEDSSCASILKVLADDTRLAVVQRLLDGPSTVTEINETLGVESTLLSHHLKALREANLVTRTRNGRFAVYALAPELLARRKGRSIDLGCCKISFS, via the coding sequence TTGAATGGTGATTCAATTGAATTGCTGTTCAGGGGTAGATCGATGAAGCTTCCGCTCAATGTGCTTGGTCATGATTCCGGTGAGGATTCAAGTTGCGCGAGTATTCTTAAGGTGCTGGCGGATGATACTCGCTTGGCAGTCGTGCAGCGACTGCTTGATGGCCCGTCCACGGTGACGGAGATCAATGAGACGCTAGGCGTGGAATCAACGCTGCTATCCCATCACCTGAAAGCATTGCGTGAGGCGAATCTGGTGACGCGAACCAGGAACGGGCGTTTCGCGGTGTATGCGCTTGCGCCGGAGTTGCTGGCTCGTCGTAAAGGCCGTTCCATTGATCTTGGTTGCTGCAAGATTTCTTTTTCTTGA
- a CDS encoding alkaline phosphatase D family protein → MKFQQQQRIIDGNLTRRRFMSFASGLSVYAISVSGASAGESYTPTNDPFTLGVASGDPDDQSVVLWTRLATAPLQPGGGMPPRFIDVQWQVADDESFSKIVASGTHTATPQLAHSVHVEVDGLQPDRWYFYRFLVADAISPVGRTRTMPAADVVSDKVRFAVTSCQNYEQGLFTAYAQMVEDNVDLVFHLGDYIYEYEAGRNGKVRTHQGSEIQSLDDYRIRHAQYRLDPLLSRMHAVAPWIVTWDDHEFDNNCAGEISEEAEVDPVAFLARRANAYQAYYEMMPIRASCMPRGHDMRLYRESKFGRLVDFQVLDTRQYRSDQPNLDRRSPLNEEAMAQTQTMLGREQRGWLYRNLLRSNAHWNVLAQQVMMGLVNRVADVEHPEYSMDQWPGYAFERMELMRFMRDRKISNPVVLTGDIHSNWANELRVDDLKPDEQPVATEFVATSLSSGGNGVDQPKNIDQLLSANPCVKFHNLQRGYILCDVTPNQWRADYRVVDQVTQPGGKITSRAAFVVESGQPLINEA, encoded by the coding sequence ATGAAATTTCAACAACAGCAGCGTATCATCGACGGCAATTTGACCCGCCGGCGCTTCATGAGTTTCGCGTCCGGGCTCTCGGTCTATGCGATTTCAGTTTCGGGAGCGAGCGCCGGCGAATCGTATACCCCCACAAACGACCCGTTCACTTTAGGTGTCGCGTCGGGTGATCCTGACGATCAGAGCGTGGTGCTATGGACTCGGTTGGCAACGGCACCGCTACAGCCCGGCGGTGGCATGCCCCCTCGGTTCATTGATGTGCAATGGCAAGTCGCCGACGATGAATCATTTTCCAAAATCGTCGCCAGCGGTACTCACACGGCGACTCCGCAACTGGCGCACTCGGTACATGTCGAAGTGGACGGTTTGCAACCTGATCGTTGGTACTTCTATCGCTTTCTTGTCGCTGACGCGATTAGTCCGGTTGGACGCACGCGGACGATGCCCGCAGCGGATGTGGTGTCTGACAAAGTTCGTTTTGCCGTGACTTCTTGCCAGAACTACGAACAGGGGTTGTTCACGGCATACGCACAGATGGTCGAAGACAACGTCGATCTCGTGTTCCATCTGGGCGACTACATTTACGAATACGAGGCCGGCCGCAACGGGAAAGTGCGGACGCATCAGGGAAGTGAGATTCAGTCGCTGGATGACTATCGGATTCGTCACGCACAGTATCGACTTGATCCGCTGCTCAGCCGCATGCACGCGGTCGCTCCATGGATCGTGACGTGGGACGACCATGAATTCGACAATAACTGCGCCGGCGAAATTTCGGAAGAAGCAGAAGTCGATCCGGTCGCCTTCTTGGCAAGGCGGGCCAACGCCTACCAAGCCTATTACGAGATGATGCCCATTCGAGCGTCTTGCATGCCGCGCGGCCATGACATGCGTTTGTACCGAGAGTCAAAGTTTGGTCGTTTGGTGGATTTTCAAGTCCTGGACACCCGTCAATATCGCAGCGATCAGCCCAATCTCGACCGGCGGTCTCCGCTGAATGAAGAGGCGATGGCCCAAACGCAAACCATGCTCGGACGTGAGCAACGGGGTTGGTTGTATCGAAATCTCCTGCGTTCCAACGCGCATTGGAATGTTCTGGCACAGCAGGTCATGATGGGGTTGGTCAATCGTGTGGCTGATGTAGAGCATCCTGAATACTCGATGGATCAATGGCCCGGTTACGCTTTCGAACGCATGGAACTGATGCGATTCATGAGAGACCGCAAGATCAGTAATCCGGTGGTGCTAACCGGCGACATCCACAGCAACTGGGCCAATGAACTTCGTGTCGATGACCTCAAGCCGGACGAACAGCCCGTGGCGACCGAGTTCGTGGCGACTTCGCTCAGCAGCGGCGGCAACGGCGTCGATCAACCCAAGAACATCGATCAGTTACTCAGCGCTAATCCCTGTGTCAAGTTTCACAACTTGCAACGTGGATACATCCTCTGCGACGTGACACCGAACCAGTGGCGCGCCGACTATCGTGTCGTCGACCAAGTCACCCAGCCTGGCGGAAAAATCACCTCACGAGCCGCCTTCGTGGTAGAATCGGGGCAACCGCTGATCAACGAGGCCTAA
- a CDS encoding arylsulfatase yields the protein MSRLVRQFVFVAAAIFAIPHITFAQSSPSSSPPLDRTRLPIAEPTVKQITELDVRNTKPPARFQVTAPQGAPNVVIILIDDLGFGATSTFGGPIPTPTLDRLAKGGLRYNNFHTTALCSPTRVALKCGRNHHTANAGSIMETATAYPGNTGKIPNSVAPLAEMLRLNGYSTGAFGKWHETAAWETSVSGPFDRWPTHQGFDKFYGFIGGETDQWSPLIFDGVVRINPPLKEGYHFTEDMTDQAINWIKAQQSLTPDKPFFTYFATGATHAPHHVPKDWIEKFHGQFNAGWDEVRQQSYERQKQSGIIPANTQLPPRPEDIKAWNTLSDDEHKLFERQAETFAGFVGHTDHHVGRLIDAIESIGEMDNTLIFYIAGDNGSSAEGGMVGMFNEMTYFNGVQEKVEDLVPLIDKWGSPETFPHMAAGWAVAFDSPFTWTKQVASDFGGTRNGLVVHWPKGIENGGGLRKQFGHVIDIAPTVLEAASLPEPEVVNGTPQTPIEGTSLLYSFNAPDAPERHNTQYFEIFGNRAIYRDGWFARTIHRAPWNTGKQKPLTEDDWDLYHVHEDFSLANNLAGKHPEKLDEMKSLFMTEAAKYKVLPIDDRTIERVNPATAGRPDLVGSRTSLTLYEGMNGMMENTFINVKNRSTTIAAEIEIPEGGASGALLVQGGRYGGWSLHLRDGKPAYEYNWLGLERFLVESPTALPEGKSTVTLDFEYDGGGMGKGGVAKLSVDGKLVAEGRIGKTQGYIFSADETADVGIDNQTPVALGIGYGPAETKFTGKIHQITVDVK from the coding sequence ATGAGCCGTCTCGTCCGTCAGTTCGTTTTCGTCGCTGCGGCGATCTTTGCGATTCCCCATATTACTTTTGCGCAGTCCAGCCCAAGCTCATCGCCTCCGCTCGACCGAACGAGGCTTCCCATCGCCGAGCCAACCGTAAAGCAGATCACGGAGTTGGACGTCCGTAACACCAAGCCGCCGGCTCGGTTTCAAGTCACTGCACCACAGGGGGCGCCCAACGTCGTCATCATTCTGATTGACGACCTCGGCTTCGGCGCGACGTCCACCTTCGGCGGACCGATTCCGACGCCGACTCTCGATCGGCTTGCCAAAGGCGGATTGCGATACAACAACTTTCACACCACCGCGCTCTGCTCGCCCACTCGCGTGGCTCTCAAATGTGGTCGCAACCATCACACCGCCAATGCCGGATCGATCATGGAAACAGCGACGGCTTACCCAGGCAACACCGGAAAGATTCCGAACAGTGTTGCCCCGCTTGCGGAGATGCTGCGTTTGAACGGCTACAGCACTGGCGCGTTCGGCAAGTGGCATGAAACCGCAGCGTGGGAGACAAGCGTTTCCGGTCCTTTTGATCGCTGGCCGACGCATCAAGGCTTTGACAAGTTCTATGGCTTCATCGGCGGCGAGACCGATCAGTGGTCGCCGCTGATTTTCGATGGCGTCGTCCGCATCAATCCGCCGCTCAAGGAAGGGTACCACTTCACCGAGGACATGACCGACCAAGCCATCAACTGGATCAAAGCACAGCAATCGCTCACGCCCGACAAACCCTTCTTTACCTATTTCGCGACCGGTGCAACTCACGCTCCACATCACGTGCCTAAGGACTGGATTGAAAAGTTCCACGGCCAGTTCAATGCGGGCTGGGATGAAGTTCGTCAGCAGAGCTACGAACGCCAGAAGCAATCAGGAATCATTCCCGCCAATACTCAGCTTCCGCCGCGTCCAGAGGACATCAAGGCGTGGAATACGCTATCCGATGACGAACACAAACTGTTTGAGCGGCAAGCCGAAACGTTCGCCGGTTTTGTGGGGCACACCGACCACCATGTAGGTCGACTCATCGACGCCATCGAGTCGATCGGCGAGATGGACAACACGCTCATTTTCTACATCGCGGGTGATAACGGTAGCAGTGCCGAAGGTGGCATGGTCGGGATGTTCAACGAGATGACCTACTTCAACGGAGTGCAAGAGAAAGTCGAAGATCTTGTCCCGTTGATTGACAAGTGGGGCAGTCCGGAAACTTTCCCACACATGGCAGCCGGTTGGGCTGTCGCATTCGATTCGCCGTTCACATGGACCAAACAAGTTGCCTCGGATTTCGGCGGCACGCGCAACGGCCTCGTCGTCCATTGGCCCAAGGGAATCGAAAACGGTGGCGGGCTGCGAAAGCAATTCGGCCACGTCATCGACATTGCCCCCACGGTACTGGAAGCCGCGTCATTGCCCGAACCCGAAGTCGTCAATGGCACGCCGCAAACACCGATCGAAGGAACCAGTTTGCTTTACAGCTTCAACGCTCCCGATGCTCCTGAGCGCCACAACACTCAATACTTTGAGATCTTCGGCAATCGGGCGATTTATCGCGATGGTTGGTTTGCGAGGACGATTCACCGAGCTCCGTGGAACACCGGCAAACAAAAGCCGCTCACGGAAGACGATTGGGATCTCTACCACGTTCACGAGGACTTCAGCCTCGCAAACAACCTGGCCGGCAAACACCCAGAAAAGCTCGACGAGATGAAATCGCTGTTCATGACCGAGGCTGCTAAATACAAAGTCTTACCCATTGATGACCGCACCATCGAACGGGTCAACCCTGCGACCGCTGGCCGACCTGACCTGGTGGGATCTCGCACGTCGCTGACATTGTACGAAGGCATGAACGGAATGATGGAGAATACGTTCATCAATGTGAAGAACCGCTCCACGACGATCGCTGCGGAAATTGAAATTCCCGAGGGCGGGGCATCTGGTGCGTTGCTCGTCCAAGGTGGTCGTTACGGTGGCTGGTCGCTACACCTACGCGACGGCAAGCCGGCTTACGAGTACAACTGGTTGGGCCTCGAACGATTCCTTGTCGAAAGCCCCACCGCGTTGCCCGAGGGAAAGTCAACGGTCACGCTTGATTTTGAATATGATGGCGGCGGCATGGGCAAGGGAGGCGTCGCCAAACTCTCCGTGGACGGAAAACTGGTTGCCGAAGGACGCATCGGTAAAACGCAGGGATACATCTTCTCCGCAGATGAAACCGCTGACGTGGGTATCGACAACCAGACCCCCGTCGCACTCGGTATCGGATACGGCCCCGCCGAAACGAAGTTTACCGGGAAGATCCATCAGATCACCGTCGACGTGAAATAG
- the pstC gene encoding phosphate ABC transporter permease subunit PstC: protein MRSDRSLTIVTRALAAISAAIVLLIIVFLLRESTPALRQLGFSRFFTDASWHPLSDQFNLTPMIVATLVTSVGAVAIAAPLGIASAVFVNYYAPRPLAGMHRRLIELLAGIPSVVFGLWGLVVLAPIIATFGGSGQNLFTATVVLGLMVLPTVALLSDTAIAALPEEWIQGAAALGMGRSAIVGWIVLPGARRGICSGIILALTRALGETMAVLMLAGNIVEMPSSLLSPGRTLNANIALELGYASAGHRSVLFVSGLMLMLLVSMIVLFVSRREGNQA from the coding sequence TTGCGAAGTGATCGATCGCTGACGATTGTCACTCGCGCGCTGGCGGCTATTTCAGCTGCGATCGTCCTGCTCATCATTGTTTTTTTGCTGCGAGAGTCGACTCCTGCACTCCGGCAACTGGGATTCTCTCGGTTCTTTACCGATGCGAGTTGGCATCCGCTTTCGGACCAGTTCAATCTGACACCCATGATCGTGGCAACGCTGGTGACCAGCGTGGGCGCAGTTGCGATCGCTGCGCCGCTGGGTATCGCATCGGCGGTGTTCGTGAATTACTACGCGCCGCGCCCTCTTGCAGGCATGCATCGCAGACTCATTGAGCTGTTGGCAGGAATCCCTTCGGTTGTCTTCGGCCTTTGGGGATTGGTCGTGCTAGCGCCGATCATTGCCACTTTCGGTGGAAGCGGACAAAACTTGTTCACGGCCACAGTCGTTCTCGGACTGATGGTTTTGCCAACGGTTGCACTCTTGTCGGACACAGCAATCGCTGCTTTGCCAGAAGAATGGATCCAGGGCGCAGCGGCGTTGGGGATGGGGCGATCTGCCATCGTTGGGTGGATCGTCTTGCCTGGCGCTCGACGAGGGATTTGCAGCGGGATCATTTTAGCACTCACGCGAGCCTTGGGCGAAACGATGGCTGTGCTCATGCTTGCGGGCAACATCGTGGAAATGCCATCGTCTCTGCTTTCGCCAGGCCGAACGCTCAACGCCAATATCGCCTTGGAGTTGGGTTATGCATCTGCGGGTCATCGGTCGGTGCTGTTCGTCAGTGGCTTGATGTTGATGCTCCTTGTCAGCATGATCGTTCTGTTTGTTTCGCGTCGAGAGGGGAACCAAGCGTGA
- a CDS encoding phosphate ABC transporter substrate-binding protein, which produces MKSHLLALSLLLPFMAFAGCTPVSSTKRNPIELSGQLVLTGSSTVAPLATEIAKRFEQQHPQVRVDVQTGGSGKGIADVRLGVADIGMASRPLASDETDLTAHRIAADGVGLIVHASNSVDELSQEQVIAIYTDKINNWKEVGGDDKEISVVHKAEGRATLEVFLKHYEIDNPSVKGDVIVGENEHAVKTVAGTKGAIGYVSIGTAEADIESGVPIRLLPLNGVAANTANVASGVFPMSRPLNLVTSGSPTELASRFIQFCQSAEVHDLVKSQYFVPVTSESDIAK; this is translated from the coding sequence ATGAAATCGCACCTTCTAGCTCTTTCTCTTTTGCTGCCATTCATGGCGTTCGCGGGTTGCACGCCAGTTTCGTCGACGAAAAGAAATCCCATCGAACTCTCGGGACAACTTGTCCTGACGGGTTCGAGCACGGTTGCTCCGCTTGCTACTGAAATAGCAAAACGGTTCGAACAGCAGCACCCGCAAGTCCGTGTCGATGTTCAGACCGGCGGTAGCGGAAAGGGTATCGCGGATGTGCGGCTCGGTGTTGCGGATATCGGCATGGCCAGTCGACCTCTCGCATCCGATGAGACGGATCTCACCGCCCACAGAATCGCCGCCGATGGCGTGGGGCTGATTGTTCATGCGTCCAATTCAGTTGATGAACTGTCGCAGGAGCAAGTCATTGCGATCTACACCGACAAAATCAACAACTGGAAAGAGGTCGGCGGGGATGACAAAGAGATCTCTGTTGTTCACAAAGCGGAAGGACGCGCAACGCTTGAAGTTTTTCTGAAGCATTATGAAATCGACAATCCAAGCGTGAAGGGCGATGTGATTGTTGGTGAGAACGAGCATGCCGTCAAAACCGTCGCCGGGACCAAGGGTGCCATCGGCTATGTTTCCATTGGTACCGCCGAAGCGGATATCGAATCGGGTGTGCCGATCCGCCTATTGCCGCTTAATGGCGTGGCGGCGAATACCGCAAACGTAGCTAGTGGCGTCTTTCCGATGAGCCGGCCGCTAAATTTAGTCACATCCGGTTCGCCCACCGAGTTGGCCAGCAGGTTTATTCAATTCTGCCAATCGGCCGAGGTGCATGATCTGGTCAAGTCCCAGTATTTTGTGCCAGTCACGAGCGAGTCTGACATTGCGAAGTGA
- a CDS encoding phosphate ABC transporter ATP-binding protein → MITTENLSVSYNGKMVLRNVTITARPGSILGLVGPSGCGKSSFLAALNRLTEIISGASVSGRIQFDGQDIGTVFPSSVELRRHIGMIFQKPNPFAMSIRRNLELPLREHGIRDRGQLKQICESVLRDVGLWDEVSTRLDQSALELSGGQQQRLCIARAIALKPQVLLMDEPCSSLDPLSAERVEQLISSMRGQYTILIVTHNLAQARRLSDQVAVFWTQDGVGRIVEQGETEAVFKESTNPIVASYLSGRRG, encoded by the coding sequence TTGATCACCACTGAAAACCTTTCCGTCTCGTATAACGGCAAGATGGTGCTTCGTAACGTGACAATCACAGCAAGGCCGGGTTCGATCCTGGGGCTGGTAGGGCCATCGGGATGCGGCAAGAGCAGTTTCCTCGCTGCACTCAATCGCTTGACCGAGATCATCTCAGGCGCCAGCGTGAGCGGTCGGATTCAGTTTGATGGGCAAGACATTGGAACAGTCTTTCCATCGTCTGTCGAACTACGTCGTCATATCGGCATGATTTTTCAGAAGCCGAATCCCTTTGCAATGTCCATTCGCCGCAACCTGGAACTGCCGCTTCGTGAGCATGGGATTCGCGATCGAGGGCAATTGAAGCAGATTTGTGAATCCGTACTTCGGGACGTCGGTTTATGGGACGAGGTGAGCACTCGGCTGGATCAGTCGGCACTAGAGCTATCCGGTGGCCAGCAGCAGCGGCTTTGCATTGCCCGCGCTATCGCACTCAAACCGCAAGTCCTGCTGATGGACGAGCCGTGTAGTTCGCTCGACCCCTTGTCGGCTGAGCGTGTTGAGCAATTGATCAGCTCGATGCGAGGACAGTACACCATTCTGATCGTCACCCACAACCTGGCTCAAGCGCGCCGGCTGTCCGACCAGGTCGCAGTCTTCTGGACTCAGGATGGCGTCGGTCGAATCGTGGAGCAAGGCGAAACGGAGGCGGTCTTTAAGGAATCAACGAACCCGATCGTCGCATCGTACCTATCCGGACGCAGGGGGTGA
- the pstA gene encoding phosphate ABC transporter permease PstA: MNDNPAASPRSFGRQHVKREVCVTVAVWIAAASVIGVLIWILVDIAVRGFAEINLEFLTNDVQNAGRAGGIGPIIVSTGLILLVCLVVSLPLSFGTAIALTERVGQETWFARNVRRSLDVLAGVPSIVFGLFGNAFFAITLGMGYSILSGGLTLACMVLPILIRTTEQAIRAVPAEYRYAAAALGMKRTSILFRVVLPVAMPALAAGVVLSIGRALAETAALIFTSGYVARTPGSLFDSGRSLSVHIYDLAMNVPGGGSRAYATACVLVVMLLLINAVTALLLRFAGLQNRGVAGGSL, encoded by the coding sequence GTGAACGACAATCCCGCAGCGTCCCCCAGATCGTTCGGACGTCAGCACGTCAAGCGTGAAGTTTGCGTCACGGTTGCGGTTTGGATCGCTGCTGCATCGGTGATTGGGGTTCTGATCTGGATCCTCGTCGATATCGCCGTTCGTGGGTTCGCGGAAATCAATCTTGAATTCCTGACCAACGACGTCCAGAACGCGGGTCGAGCAGGCGGAATCGGACCGATCATTGTTTCCACCGGGCTGATCCTGTTGGTTTGTCTGGTCGTGTCGCTCCCGCTTTCCTTTGGTACCGCAATTGCGTTGACCGAGCGAGTAGGTCAGGAAACTTGGTTCGCGCGCAATGTGCGTCGTTCGCTGGACGTGTTGGCTGGAGTTCCCTCCATCGTATTTGGGCTCTTTGGAAACGCGTTTTTTGCGATCACGCTGGGAATGGGCTATTCGATACTCTCTGGCGGACTGACGCTGGCATGCATGGTGTTGCCGATTTTGATCCGGACGACGGAACAGGCAATCCGCGCCGTGCCCGCCGAGTATCGCTACGCGGCTGCCGCTCTGGGCATGAAGCGCACCAGTATTCTGTTTCGGGTTGTTCTACCTGTGGCAATGCCGGCGTTGGCGGCCGGCGTCGTTCTGAGTATTGGACGCGCATTAGCCGAAACGGCAGCGCTCATTTTCACTTCGGGCTATGTCGCACGCACCCCCGGATCGCTCTTTGATTCCGGACGTTCGTTGAGCGTTCATATTTACGACCTTGCCATGAACGTGCCTGGAGGTGGTTCGAGAGCCTACGCGACGGCGTGTGTGCTTGTCGTCATGTTGCTTTTGATCAATGCGGTTACGGCGTTGTTGCTTCGATTTGCCGGATTGCAGAATCGGGGCGTCGCAGGAGGTTCGCTTTGA
- a CDS encoding porin, translated as MNGFTMMYSRPRAASLRTFGLLLTLRLSLFMTAPIAAAQSADDPSAVNPNFETVESDTSIATIKQLQQQLEEQSHLLSDLRERLDESELAFGLISDVSDDSCTPGMRERVALVAELPVEASCDVAALGEKSRKLNYFVDYNRGWRIEPFDRQEHPFDLRANGWIQFRHHEFSRQSESWTDNAGVTRPIRNRNAFDIERARLTLSGHAIDPRLSYFVQLDGDTDGGDTVDFFDYWWAWQLTDQFQIQMGKRKVSASRQWLLGARLTRFIDRPMANDFFRPDRTVGIWGIGQFAKHGHYELMVGNGYRTANLPNSVTDTRFTFAATSYVDPNGDFGGQIVDFDGTTSPLWRLGHSLVYSPQAGNESGIPLDEADFLRLSDGTRLTQTGALAAGTTVSDFDLWFYGVDMSWKYRGWSATSEVFLRWIDDITADGVLPQTNLFQHGFYAEGGRFIIPKTLDLNLRYSQVAGDFGTASEIASGFNWYPLAKSTIKCSFDATYLDGSPLQNTTSDILVGDDGVLFRSQFQAEF; from the coding sequence GTGAACGGATTCACCATGATGTATTCGCGTCCTCGAGCCGCGTCGCTCAGGACGTTTGGGCTGCTGCTCACACTGAGATTGTCGCTATTCATGACGGCACCGATTGCCGCGGCTCAGTCGGCTGATGATCCGTCCGCAGTTAATCCAAACTTCGAAACAGTTGAGTCCGACACATCGATCGCAACCATCAAGCAGCTACAACAGCAGCTTGAAGAGCAATCGCATTTGCTGTCTGACCTTCGCGAGCGTTTGGATGAATCCGAGCTGGCGTTTGGACTGATCTCGGATGTATCGGACGACTCGTGCACACCGGGGATGAGAGAACGAGTCGCCTTGGTGGCCGAGCTACCGGTGGAAGCAAGCTGTGACGTGGCAGCCTTGGGCGAGAAGTCACGCAAACTCAACTACTTTGTCGATTACAACCGCGGCTGGCGGATTGAACCGTTTGATCGACAAGAGCATCCTTTCGACTTGCGGGCGAACGGCTGGATTCAGTTCCGACACCACGAATTCTCACGACAGTCGGAATCATGGACCGACAACGCGGGCGTGACGAGGCCGATCCGGAACCGCAATGCGTTTGATATCGAACGTGCACGTTTGACGCTGAGTGGCCATGCCATTGATCCGCGTCTCAGCTACTTTGTGCAGCTCGATGGCGACACGGATGGCGGGGACACGGTTGACTTTTTCGACTACTGGTGGGCATGGCAACTGACCGATCAGTTCCAGATTCAAATGGGCAAACGAAAGGTTTCAGCTAGTCGCCAATGGTTGTTGGGCGCGCGGCTCACCCGCTTCATCGATCGTCCGATGGCCAATGATTTCTTCCGCCCCGATCGGACGGTCGGCATCTGGGGCATCGGGCAATTTGCAAAGCATGGCCACTACGAGCTGATGGTTGGCAATGGTTATCGCACGGCGAATTTGCCGAACTCCGTGACCGACACCCGGTTCACCTTCGCGGCGACCAGCTACGTTGACCCCAACGGCGACTTCGGCGGTCAAATCGTCGACTTCGATGGCACCACTTCGCCCTTGTGGCGACTGGGACACTCGCTGGTGTATTCGCCACAAGCTGGGAACGAATCGGGGATCCCTCTCGATGAAGCCGATTTTCTGAGACTTTCCGACGGAACTCGACTGACTCAGACGGGGGCGCTCGCCGCTGGAACAACCGTGTCCGATTTCGACTTGTGGTTCTACGGTGTCGATATGTCCTGGAAGTATCGCGGCTGGAGTGCGACATCCGAAGTCTTCTTACGTTGGATTGACGATATCACGGCAGACGGCGTGTTGCCACAAACCAATCTTTTTCAACATGGCTTCTATGCTGAAGGCGGACGATTCATCATTCCCAAAACGCTCGATTTGAATTTGCGGTACTCGCAAGTTGCCGGTGATTTTGGCACAGCAAGCGAGATTGCTTCCGGTTTCAATTGGTACCCTCTGGCCAAATCGACGATCAAGTGTTCCTTTGACGCAACCTATTTGGATGGAAGCCCGCTGCAGAATACCACCAGTGATATTCTTGTCGGCGACGACGGAGTCCTGTTCCGAAGTCAGTTTCAGGCCGAGTTCTAG